A genomic region of Candidatus Limnocylindrales bacterium contains the following coding sequences:
- a CDS encoding CheR family methyltransferase: MKTLDPDKHDDNGAIGEQPDSEHDRLAQPVDNEEPPRLAFPVVGIGASAGGLESAIEFFEHMRADSGMAFVLVQHLPPDRETLIPEILSRKTTMPVDVIAEAQKVEPNHVYVIRPGRTVTLREGVFHLGEPLVKPMHNRPVDDFFRSLAEEQRERGIAIVLSGMGSNGTAGAQAVKAVGGLCIAQDPDSAAYPSMPRHLIDAEYADYILRPADMPETLLAYAGHPYARDRGGDFEQTLGREQQYVREILAVLRTRTHHDFSGYKRPTLLRRIQRRMGLARVMQVADYARLLRQTPSEVMALADDLLIHVTGFFRDRELWEVLRSQVIVPLVASKDADSSIRAWVAACSSGEEAYSLAMLLVEESERAGKRLDIKIFATDTAERTLSNARQGIYPGGIESEVEPERLERFFQRDDAVYRIRPELRERVVFAPQNLLQDPPFSRLDIITCRNLLIYLEPGVQQRVLSMLHFGLRDGGTLFLGTSETVGANDDMFETIDKKARIYRRIGPTRHGNIDFPLPRILAMHNHEAAFAENRSLAARQSIAQLTTRALLDHHVGAAVTIDRDYRILYYHGNTSPFLRQPAGEPTRELMSVIRDTLRGAVRAAVQRAIAHPGTTTLENAWVYRDGGGRAQIAVSVSRASAKSEPDCFVVSFREVGEWLASGANASRSDQENADNLRRVRDELQSTVDELQTSNEELKAAHEEVVSTNEELQSTNEELETSREEMQSLNEELSTVNGQLQAKMEEYQAVTSDLASLLTSTDIAVLFLDTGFRIRRFTPQVKQLLDVIATDVGRPFSDLAQKFDDPLLLEEARLVLERLTPCEREIAVGPDRWFLRRITPYRTAENRIDGVVITFVETTARRRAEEALRRSEEQFRRSIQEAPVPVIMMAENGEVLQLSSAWTELTGHTIDSIPVMEAWLSHVDDDGAAAVRSRIRDLFRGAIRTFEVDFVIRTRDGQDRHWRLHASSPGALPDGRRMCVGMAVDLTDRKRAEAELESSKQLVEAASEMKDRFLANISHELRTPLSVILMWSKLLTSSDMTPDEQHEAYDAIVRAADAQRRLVEDLLDTTHIASGKLRVSLKPIELNRLVRAAIDVVRPLADSKDVTLSTQLQEPPDVVLADAGRLEQVVWILLTNAVKFTPSGGAVEISTCQDGDWVDLRVRDTGAGIPADFLPHLFHPFAQAETGRTRSGLGLRLSIARSLVQLHGGAITANSDGLGKGATFTIRLPRHVRPVERDALHRDGNAGGQSLGGVSVLLVEDNVDAIRAIKIALENAGARVEAMTNPLEALEAFREVAPHVVISDLSMPELTGLELMQKLRAIEKEESLARAKAIALTALATGHDRTEALESGFDIFLAKPIDPEMLIAETHALIHAGNN, translated from the coding sequence ATGAAAACGCTGGACCCCGACAAGCACGACGACAACGGTGCCATCGGGGAGCAGCCGGATTCCGAGCACGACCGCCTCGCGCAGCCGGTCGACAACGAAGAGCCACCCAGGCTCGCGTTTCCCGTCGTCGGCATCGGCGCGTCGGCCGGCGGTCTCGAATCGGCAATCGAGTTCTTCGAGCACATGCGCGCCGACAGCGGCATGGCCTTCGTGCTCGTGCAGCACCTCCCGCCCGACCGCGAAACGCTGATCCCCGAGATTCTGTCGCGCAAGACGACGATGCCGGTGGACGTCATTGCCGAAGCCCAGAAGGTCGAGCCGAATCACGTCTACGTGATCCGGCCCGGGCGTACGGTCACACTGCGCGAGGGAGTCTTTCATCTCGGCGAGCCGCTCGTGAAGCCGATGCACAACCGGCCGGTCGACGACTTCTTCCGATCGCTCGCCGAGGAGCAGCGCGAGCGCGGCATTGCGATCGTGCTGTCCGGCATGGGCAGCAACGGCACCGCCGGAGCGCAGGCCGTCAAGGCCGTCGGCGGCCTTTGCATCGCACAGGATCCGGACTCGGCGGCGTATCCGTCGATGCCGCGTCATCTTATCGACGCGGAATACGCCGACTACATCCTGAGGCCGGCCGACATGCCGGAGACGCTCCTTGCGTACGCGGGTCATCCTTACGCGCGGGATCGCGGTGGAGATTTCGAGCAGACGCTCGGGCGCGAGCAGCAGTACGTGCGCGAAATCCTCGCGGTGCTGCGTACGCGCACGCACCACGATTTCAGCGGCTATAAGCGGCCTACGTTATTGCGCCGCATCCAGCGGCGCATGGGCCTCGCTCGTGTGATGCAGGTCGCGGATTACGCACGCCTGCTGCGCCAGACACCGAGCGAGGTCATGGCTCTCGCGGACGACCTTCTGATCCATGTGACGGGATTCTTCCGCGATCGTGAGCTGTGGGAGGTGCTGCGAAGCCAGGTGATCGTGCCGCTCGTGGCGTCCAAGGATGCCGATTCGTCGATCCGTGCGTGGGTTGCGGCGTGCTCGAGCGGCGAAGAAGCCTATTCGCTCGCAATGCTGCTCGTCGAAGAGTCCGAGCGGGCGGGCAAGCGGCTCGACATCAAGATCTTCGCGACCGATACCGCCGAGCGCACGCTCAGCAACGCGCGCCAGGGCATCTATCCCGGTGGCATCGAATCGGAAGTCGAGCCCGAGCGCCTCGAACGTTTCTTCCAGCGCGACGACGCGGTCTACCGCATCCGGCCCGAGCTGCGCGAGCGCGTGGTCTTCGCGCCGCAGAACCTGCTGCAGGATCCGCCGTTCAGCCGTCTCGACATCATCACGTGCCGCAATCTGCTGATCTATCTCGAGCCGGGCGTGCAGCAGCGCGTGCTGTCGATGCTTCATTTCGGACTGCGCGACGGCGGCACGCTCTTCCTCGGAACCAGCGAGACCGTCGGCGCGAACGACGACATGTTCGAGACGATCGACAAGAAAGCACGCATCTATCGCCGCATCGGCCCCACGCGCCACGGCAACATCGATTTTCCGCTTCCCCGTATCCTGGCGATGCACAATCACGAAGCGGCGTTCGCCGAGAACCGCTCGCTGGCGGCGCGCCAGTCGATCGCGCAGCTCACGACCCGCGCGTTGCTCGACCACCACGTTGGGGCTGCGGTGACGATCGATCGCGACTACCGCATCCTTTACTACCACGGCAACACGTCGCCGTTCCTTCGCCAGCCGGCGGGAGAACCGACGCGTGAGCTGATGTCGGTGATCCGCGACACGCTGCGGGGAGCGGTGCGCGCCGCCGTCCAGCGCGCAATCGCGCACCCGGGCACGACGACGCTCGAGAACGCATGGGTGTACCGCGACGGCGGAGGCCGTGCGCAGATTGCCGTGTCGGTTTCGCGCGCCAGCGCAAAGTCCGAGCCCGACTGCTTCGTCGTCAGCTTTCGCGAGGTCGGCGAATGGCTGGCGAGTGGGGCCAATGCATCGCGTTCCGACCAGGAGAATGCCGACAACCTGCGGCGCGTGCGCGACGAGCTGCAAAGCACGGTCGACGAGTTGCAGACGAGCAACGAGGAGCTCAAGGCGGCACACGAGGAGGTCGTCAGCACCAACGAAGAGCTTCAGAGCACCAATGAAGAGCTCGAAACCAGTCGCGAGGAGATGCAGTCGCTCAACGAGGAGCTCTCGACGGTCAACGGCCAGCTGCAGGCCAAGATGGAGGAATACCAGGCGGTCACGAGCGACCTGGCGAGCCTGCTGACGAGCACCGACATCGCCGTGCTGTTCCTGGATACCGGGTTTCGCATCCGCCGCTTCACGCCGCAGGTCAAGCAGCTGCTCGACGTGATCGCGACGGACGTCGGGCGGCCGTTTTCCGATCTGGCGCAGAAATTCGACGACCCGCTGCTGCTCGAAGAGGCCCGGCTCGTTCTCGAGCGCCTCACTCCGTGCGAGCGCGAGATCGCCGTCGGCCCCGACCGCTGGTTTTTGCGGCGGATCACACCGTACCGCACGGCGGAGAACCGCATCGACGGCGTCGTGATCACGTTCGTCGAAACCACCGCTCGCCGGCGCGCGGAGGAGGCGCTGCGAAGGAGCGAGGAGCAGTTCCGCCGATCCATCCAGGAAGCGCCGGTTCCGGTCATCATGATGGCCGAAAATGGAGAGGTGCTGCAGCTCAGCAGCGCATGGACGGAGCTCACCGGACATACCATCGACAGCATCCCGGTCATGGAAGCTTGGCTCAGCCACGTGGACGACGATGGTGCCGCGGCCGTGCGCAGCCGGATCCGCGATCTCTTCCGGGGCGCGATCCGTACCTTCGAAGTCGACTTCGTGATCCGCACGCGCGACGGACAGGATCGCCACTGGCGCCTGCACGCTTCGTCTCCGGGTGCGCTGCCCGACGGGCGACGGATGTGCGTCGGAATGGCCGTCGACCTGACCGACCGCAAGCGCGCCGAGGCCGAGCTCGAGAGCTCGAAGCAACTCGTCGAAGCGGCGAGCGAGATGAAGGATCGCTTCCTCGCAAACATTTCTCACGAGCTGCGCACTCCGCTGTCGGTGATCCTGATGTGGTCGAAGCTGCTGACGTCGAGCGACATGACCCCGGACGAACAACACGAGGCCTACGACGCGATCGTCCGGGCTGCCGATGCGCAGCGTCGCCTGGTCGAAGACCTTCTCGACACCACGCACATCGCTTCGGGAAAGCTGCGGGTTTCGCTGAAGCCGATCGAGCTCAATCGTCTCGTACGCGCGGCAATCGACGTCGTACGGCCTCTTGCCGACAGCAAGGACGTCACGCTGTCGACCCAGCTGCAGGAGCCGCCGGATGTGGTGCTCGCGGACGCGGGGCGGCTCGAGCAGGTCGTCTGGATCCTTCTGACCAACGCCGTCAAGTTCACGCCGAGCGGCGGCGCGGTCGAGATCTCGACGTGCCAGGACGGCGACTGGGTGGACCTTCGCGTGCGCGATACCGGCGCGGGAATTCCGGCTGATTTTCTCCCCCATCTCTTTCATCCGTTCGCGCAGGCCGAAACAGGTCGAACTCGTTCCGGACTCGGCCTCAGGCTTTCGATCGCGCGCTCGCTCGTCCAGCTTCATGGCGGCGCGATCACGGCCAACAGTGACGGGCTCGGCAAGGGGGCCACGTTCACGATCCGGCTCCCCCGACATGTGCGTCCCGTCGAGCGCGATGCGCTTCACCGCGACGGGAATGCTGGCGGTCAAAGTCTCGGAGGCGTCTCGGTCCTGCTGGTGGAGGACAACGTCGATGCGATCCGCGCGATCAAGATCGCGCTCGAAAACGCGGGTGCGCGCGTCGAAGCGATGACGAATCCGCTCGAAGCTCTCGAAGCATTTCGCGAAGTTGCGCCCCACGTCGTGATCAGCGACCTCAGCATGCCGGAGCTGACCGGCCTCGAGCTGATGCAGAAGCTGCGCGCAATCGAAAAAGAGGAATCCCTCGCTCGCGCAAAGGCGATCGCGCTGACCGCGCTCGCGACCGGACACGATCGCACCGAGGCGCTCGAGAGCGGCTTCGACATCTTTCTTGCCAAACCGATCGACCCCGAGATGCTCATCGCCGAAACCCACGCGCTGATTCACGCCGGAAACAATTGA
- a CDS encoding response regulator transcription factor, giving the protein MDSGTAHDAFMEPVHVLCVDDNADMRKILSMLIDRTDGMTCVGALDSASNLATEAADRDADVVLLDLGMPGCDSFEEMRALARTGSAKIIVYSGSSDPDTAEQSIAAGAAACLCKGTHPRALVEKILDVAAGNC; this is encoded by the coding sequence GTGGACAGCGGAACGGCCCATGACGCGTTCATGGAGCCGGTTCATGTCCTTTGTGTCGACGACAACGCCGACATGCGAAAGATCCTTTCGATGCTCATCGACAGGACGGACGGAATGACCTGCGTCGGAGCGCTCGATAGCGCCAGCAACCTTGCAACCGAAGCGGCCGATCGCGATGCCGATGTCGTGTTGCTCGATCTCGGCATGCCCGGATGCGATTCGTTCGAGGAGATGCGCGCGCTCGCAAGGACGGGCTCGGCGAAAATCATCGTTTACAGCGGGAGCAGTGATCCGGATACCGCCGAACAGTCGATCGCAGCGGGCGCCGCCGCGTGTCTCTGCAAGGGAACGCACCCGCGCGCGCTCGTCGAGAAGATCCTCGACGTTGCGGCGGGCAACTGCTGA
- a CDS encoding GFA family protein: MTIPGSCLCGAVRFEVTGDPLWAHNCHCSRCRKTRGAAFASNLFIGEDGFRYIEGESEVRSYKPPGAERFTHAFCTRCGSSMPWRNESRAMVVVPMGCLDGDPGIEPRANIFVESKATWFAITDALPQSPAAPGS; this comes from the coding sequence ATGACAATCCCGGGAAGCTGTCTGTGTGGTGCGGTGCGCTTCGAAGTGACCGGCGATCCGCTGTGGGCCCACAACTGTCACTGCTCGCGCTGCCGCAAGACGCGCGGCGCGGCGTTCGCATCCAACCTTTTCATTGGCGAGGACGGATTCCGCTACATCGAGGGCGAGAGCGAGGTCCGTTCGTACAAACCGCCGGGCGCCGAGCGGTTCACGCACGCGTTCTGCACCCGGTGCGGCTCGAGCATGCCGTGGCGCAACGAGAGCCGTGCGATGGTGGTGGTGCCGATGGGGTGCCTCGACGGCGATCCCGGAATCGAGCCGCGCGCGAACATCTTCGTCGAGTCGAAGGCGACCTGGTTCGCGATCACCGATGCGCTGCCGCAGAGTCCGGCCGCGCCCGGAAGCTGA